In Kaistella faecalis, a genomic segment contains:
- a CDS encoding helix-hairpin-helix domain-containing protein produces the protein MRLPLQISAAKNYFFGLATSGAIMMGGLFYFNPDDQDPDVPNSLETVKYSEPEKRILNEFDPNALTDNEWKNLGFSERQVATILKYKNVVGGKFTSKEQLKKCYSISEEKFAELEPYILLPEKSSSTSYRGFKSYPSQNGGNYQYKTFEKKTLKIPGKFNPDHFSTYDFVKMGFTENQANSIIKYRNYLGGSFISKEKFKDCFIISEENYRKMEPYLLLPQKTPENFEVKNSYATKKADKPNFSYESFDPNLTDLEGWRKLGFSEKQAQVIINYRDRNLKGSFKNLEDIARCFVISEEKFEEMKPFIVLNPENFKTTSTFKNSNSVAAKTADPDIKTDFSKIDVNQITFNQLLEFGFDEKSAAMMLSYRKKLGGFANRQQIVDTYDIDKNLAQKLIETAHLDVSKIAKYTLADAPEEWLKTHPYFKYSADKIIYHRITVRDDKKIWKLLKTKPEYEARMRLYLR, from the coding sequence ATGCGTTTACCTCTACAAATTTCGGCAGCAAAAAATTATTTTTTCGGCCTGGCCACCTCCGGTGCAATAATGATGGGTGGGCTATTTTATTTCAATCCGGATGATCAAGATCCTGATGTTCCGAATTCTTTGGAAACTGTAAAATATTCAGAACCCGAGAAGAGGATCCTTAATGAGTTCGATCCAAATGCGTTAACAGATAATGAATGGAAAAATTTAGGATTCTCAGAAAGACAGGTCGCTACAATCCTGAAATACAAAAATGTTGTGGGCGGCAAATTCACGTCAAAAGAACAACTGAAAAAATGTTACTCTATTTCTGAGGAAAAATTTGCGGAACTTGAACCCTATATTTTACTTCCCGAAAAATCTTCTTCAACCTCATATAGAGGGTTTAAAAGTTATCCTTCGCAAAATGGAGGTAATTACCAATACAAAACTTTTGAGAAAAAGACGCTGAAAATTCCCGGGAAATTTAATCCCGATCACTTTAGTACATACGATTTTGTGAAAATGGGTTTCACGGAGAATCAGGCTAATTCTATTATTAAATACAGAAATTATCTTGGCGGTAGTTTCATCAGTAAAGAAAAATTTAAAGACTGCTTTATCATCAGCGAAGAAAATTACCGGAAAATGGAACCTTATCTTTTGCTTCCCCAGAAAACACCGGAAAACTTTGAGGTGAAAAACAGTTATGCCACAAAAAAAGCTGACAAGCCGAATTTTTCTTATGAAAGTTTTGATCCTAATCTAACGGACCTTGAGGGCTGGAGAAAACTTGGATTCTCCGAAAAACAGGCGCAGGTCATCATCAATTACAGAGACCGAAACTTGAAAGGCAGTTTTAAAAATCTTGAAGACATTGCAAGATGCTTTGTAATTTCAGAAGAAAAATTTGAAGAAATGAAACCTTTCATCGTATTAAATCCTGAAAATTTTAAAACGACATCGACGTTTAAGAATTCAAATTCTGTAGCTGCCAAAACTGCTGATCCGGATATAAAAACAGACTTTTCGAAAATCGATGTTAACCAGATTACGTTTAACCAGCTTCTGGAATTTGGTTTTGATGAAAAAAGTGCCGCCATGATGCTGAGCTACCGCAAAAAGCTCGGTGGATTTGCTAACAGACAACAGATTGTTGACACTTATGATATTGATAAGAATCTAGCCCAAAAACTCATTGAAACTGCCCATCTAGATGTTTCTAAAATAGCCAAGTACACTTTGGCTGATGCGCCGGAAGAATGGCTGAAAACTCATCCGTATTTCAAATATTCTGCGGATAAAATTATTTACCACAGAATTACTGTTCGCGATGACAAAAAGATTTGGAAACTTCTGAAGACAAAACCGGAATACGAAGCAAGAATGAGATTGTACCTAAGATAG
- a CDS encoding MerR family transcriptional regulator, with protein MKLNLPDKLYYSIGEVAKAFNVNASLIRYWEQEFPIIKPKKNKKGNRYFTPEDLKNLQIIYHLVKEKGYTLDGARIALTTNSKISETISMIDRLEFVKAELQKLKDSLVDKPVE; from the coding sequence ATGAAACTCAACTTACCTGACAAACTTTATTATTCAATTGGCGAAGTAGCCAAAGCTTTCAATGTAAACGCTTCATTGATAAGATATTGGGAGCAGGAATTTCCCATCATCAAACCTAAAAAGAACAAAAAAGGAAACCGTTATTTTACTCCTGAAGACCTGAAAAACCTCCAGATTATTTATCATTTGGTTAAGGAAAAAGGTTACACGCTGGACGGCGCCAGGATAGCGCTCACAACCAATTCAAAAATTTCCGAGACGATCAGCATGATCGACCGACTGGAGTTTGTTAAAGCAGAACTTCAGAAACTCAAAGACTCGCTGGTTGACAAACCTGTAGAATAA
- a CDS encoding DEAD/DEAH box helicase, translating into MNLESIYQKLQIQDMNQMQKSTYTATENENDVILLSPTGSGKTLAFLFPVLRNLRSDVSGIQAMILVPARELALQIEQVFKAMGTDFKISICYGGHDKKIEINNFREAPALLIGTPGRIAYHLRNNNFDSSTIKTLVLDEFDKALELGFEEDMNFIIEQLENCSQRILTSATAMDKIPYFVGLQNEKIINFLNIHDSKPDIQLKKVMTTSEEKLDTLFHLICKIGNKRTLIFCNHRDAVDRISELLREKGIDRETFHGGMEQDERERSLLKFRNDSARILITTDLASRGLDVPEVESIVHYQLPPKEDAFIHRNGRTARMNAKGFAYLIMTEDENFPFIKNNTPEENVSESNRVPGKTPFQTVYISAGKKDKVNKVDIVGYLIKKGELEKGDIGLIEVKDTTSYVAVDRKKVKDLLKKLANEKLKGKKVKMEVAY; encoded by the coding sequence ATGAATTTAGAATCAATCTATCAAAAACTGCAGATTCAGGATATGAATCAAATGCAGAAATCTACCTATACCGCGACTGAAAACGAGAACGATGTTATCCTCCTGTCTCCCACTGGATCAGGGAAAACATTGGCTTTCCTCTTTCCCGTTCTTAGAAATCTACGCAGCGATGTGTCCGGAATTCAGGCCATGATTTTAGTTCCCGCCCGGGAGCTTGCTTTGCAGATTGAGCAGGTTTTTAAAGCTATGGGAACCGATTTTAAAATCTCCATTTGCTACGGCGGACACGATAAAAAGATTGAAATCAATAATTTCAGAGAAGCACCTGCCCTATTAATTGGCACGCCGGGAAGAATTGCTTACCATTTAAGGAATAATAATTTCGATTCCTCCACCATTAAAACTTTGGTTTTAGACGAATTCGACAAAGCGCTTGAACTGGGCTTTGAAGAAGACATGAATTTCATTATTGAGCAATTAGAAAACTGCTCGCAGCGAATCCTCACTTCCGCCACCGCGATGGATAAAATCCCATATTTTGTCGGATTACAGAATGAAAAAATAATTAATTTCCTCAACATTCACGATTCCAAACCGGATATCCAGCTGAAAAAAGTGATGACAACTTCTGAAGAAAAGCTAGATACTTTATTTCACCTAATCTGTAAAATCGGAAACAAAAGAACACTGATATTCTGTAATCACCGTGACGCTGTGGACCGGATTTCCGAACTTCTAAGAGAAAAAGGTATCGACCGCGAAACCTTCCACGGTGGAATGGAACAGGACGAAAGAGAACGCTCGCTGCTGAAATTCAGAAATGACTCCGCAAGAATTTTGATCACTACCGATTTAGCTTCCCGAGGACTGGATGTTCCGGAAGTTGAATCCATTGTTCATTACCAGTTACCGCCAAAAGAAGATGCTTTTATCCACAGAAACGGCCGAACCGCAAGAATGAATGCGAAAGGTTTTGCCTATTTAATAATGACTGAGGATGAAAACTTCCCTTTTATCAAAAATAATACGCCAGAAGAAAACGTTTCAGAAAGCAACAGAGTTCCGGGAAAGACACCTTTCCAGACCGTTTACATCAGCGCCGGAAAAAAAGACAAGGTCAACAAAGTGGATATCGTAGGTTATCTCATCAAAAAAGGAGAACTTGAAAAAGGCGATATCGGCTTGATTGAAGTAAAAGACACGACGTCTTACGTTGCAGTTGACCGTAAAAAAGTAAAAGATTTACTGAAAAAATTGGCAAACGAAAAGTTAAAGGGCAAAAAAGTAAAAATGGAAGTCGCATATTAA
- the rpsA gene encoding 30S ribosomal protein S1, whose amino-acid sequence MSKETNSAEVLLNQNVAPEQFDWDSFESGLDADARKEKSDLEEIYNGSLNNLQDNDVLVGKVVRLTDKEAIVDINFKSEGVISLNEFRYNQGLAVGDEVEVMVDRREDKSGQLQLSHKKARTLKAWDRVNELHETGEIVNGFVKSRTKGGMIVDVHGIEAFLPGSQIDVKPIKDYDQFVGKTMEFKVVKINPEFKNVVVSHKALIEADLEGQKREIIGQLEKGQVLEGTVKNITSYGVFVDLGGVDGLIHITDLSWSRVNHPSEILSDGETVKVVILDFDDEKTRIQLGMKQLEAHPWDALSADMKVGDRVKGKVVVLADYGAFVEVAPGVEGLIHVSEMSWSTHLRSAGDFVKVGDEVEAEVLTLDREDRKISLGMKQLSQDPWSNIETKYPVGSKHVGTVRNFTNFGVFVELEEGIDGLIYISDLSWTKKIKHPSEFCAVGDKLDVIVLELDTAARRLSLGHKQLLENPWDKFETKYAEGTVHAGKATEVFDKGAQVQFEDAEVEAFCPSRLLEKEDGSKIKKGEDAQFKVIEFNKEFKRVVVSHTGIFRDEEKKNVRESSSSNKPMGSSSNEEKSTLGDLDVLAELKKKMEGGN is encoded by the coding sequence ATGTCAAAAGAGACAAATTCAGCAGAGGTTTTATTGAACCAAAACGTAGCACCAGAACAGTTTGATTGGGATTCTTTCGAATCAGGATTAGATGCTGATGCAAGAAAAGAGAAAAGCGATTTAGAGGAAATCTACAATGGCTCTCTTAACAACCTTCAGGATAACGACGTACTTGTAGGAAAAGTTGTAAGACTTACCGACAAAGAAGCGATTGTTGACATCAACTTCAAATCTGAAGGGGTTATTTCTCTAAACGAATTCCGTTACAACCAAGGTCTTGCTGTAGGTGATGAAGTGGAAGTAATGGTGGACAGAAGAGAAGACAAATCTGGACAGTTACAGCTTTCTCATAAAAAAGCAAGAACACTTAAGGCTTGGGACAGAGTAAACGAACTTCACGAAACTGGAGAAATCGTTAACGGTTTCGTTAAATCAAGAACTAAAGGTGGTATGATCGTAGACGTTCACGGTATTGAAGCATTCTTACCAGGTTCTCAAATCGATGTTAAGCCTATTAAAGATTACGATCAGTTCGTAGGTAAAACAATGGAATTCAAAGTTGTGAAAATCAACCCTGAATTCAAAAACGTTGTTGTATCTCACAAAGCGCTTATCGAAGCAGATCTTGAAGGTCAGAAGAGAGAAATCATCGGTCAGTTAGAAAAAGGACAGGTTCTTGAAGGAACTGTTAAAAATATTACTTCTTACGGGGTATTCGTAGACTTAGGTGGTGTTGATGGATTAATCCATATTACCGACCTTTCCTGGTCTAGAGTTAACCACCCATCGGAAATCCTTTCAGACGGCGAAACTGTAAAAGTGGTAATCCTTGATTTCGATGACGAGAAAACAAGAATCCAGTTAGGTATGAAGCAATTGGAAGCTCATCCTTGGGATGCTCTTTCTGCTGATATGAAAGTAGGAGACAGAGTAAAAGGAAAAGTAGTAGTTCTTGCTGATTATGGTGCATTCGTTGAGGTTGCTCCAGGTGTAGAAGGATTAATTCACGTTTCTGAAATGTCTTGGTCTACTCATTTAAGAAGTGCAGGAGATTTCGTAAAAGTAGGTGACGAGGTAGAAGCAGAAGTTTTAACACTTGACAGAGAAGACAGAAAAATCTCTTTAGGGATGAAACAGCTTAGCCAGGATCCTTGGTCAAATATCGAAACTAAATATCCTGTAGGTTCTAAGCACGTTGGAACAGTAAGAAACTTTACTAATTTCGGTGTGTTTGTAGAATTGGAAGAAGGTATCGACGGCTTGATCTACATCTCTGATCTTTCTTGGACTAAGAAAATCAAGCACCCATCAGAATTCTGTGCGGTTGGCGATAAATTAGACGTAATCGTTCTAGAATTGGATACTGCTGCAAGAAGACTTTCTTTAGGTCACAAACAACTTCTTGAAAATCCTTGGGATAAATTCGAAACTAAATATGCTGAAGGTACTGTACACGCAGGAAAAGCTACTGAAGTTTTCGATAAAGGAGCACAGGTTCAGTTCGAAGACGCTGAAGTTGAAGCTTTCTGCCCATCAAGATTATTAGAAAAAGAAGACGGTTCTAAAATCAAGAAAGGCGAAGATGCACAGTTCAAAGTAATCGAATTCAACAAAGAATTCAAGAGAGTAGTAGTATCTCACACAGGAATCTTCAGAGATGAGGAAAAGAAAAACGTGAGAGAATCTTCTTCATCTAACAAACCGATGGGTTCTTCAAGCAACGAAGAAAAATCAACTCTAGGTGATTTAGATGTATTAGCAGAATTGAAAAAGAAAATGGAAGGTGGTAACTAA
- a CDS encoding T9SS-dependent M36 family metallopeptidase — protein sequence MKNRNLPFKIAAVFLMFSFGSAGAQDFKSLIQNHLSAKSTFVKADLKNFEIINQDFSKSMKSDVVKIQQSYQGIPVYNAVGTALVKDQKISFFNDSFAKNYANASQPTEAGSSKSVFANVAQSLGLKNSTSYQVIGIKDADLDTPFVKSRLIYFQTENNDLRLCHEYIFEEKGTSNYWDILADARTGEILSKVNLTLSCTFNHDAYNHDYAAHTPEGFSSDFAQSAKADAAMAPLDASYRVFALPIESPSHGGRSLVSNPWLADASPEGWHTIPGGTYAGTFTTTRGNNVMAYDDKNNTNSPGSYAEGGAGRVFDFPFIVNNTPGNLNASTTNLFYVNNKIHDIFYRLGFTETARNFQAWNYGKGGAQNDYVQAESQDGGGTDNANFATPIDGSRPRMQMYLWNPSVLERVFYNSPPEAVGREVQNYISTTFGPALTPTGVTADVKLSPVLDACTALPAGSLTGLIGLIERGSCDFVVKVKNAQNAGAVAAIIYSLPTSTPTAGMAGVDATITIPSVLIENSEGVYMKNLLATKTVNITLKYDPTTQKIRDGSFDNGIVIHEYGHGISNRNTGNGYSCLSSSSSKEQMGEGWSDFFALMLTNRPNDNASVPRGIGTYAITEDVNGLGIRPAQYSPDFGINNYAYGDTNGMEYTNTSGQLVPNVHSIGFIWASMLWDLHWKYVEKYGYSADVMANTANGSTKVLQLVTDGLKLQECSPTFVSGRDAILAADLATTGGADKCMIWDVFARRGLGVNASAGAKTNINDQVESFEVPAECVLATSDVNGGKALSIYPNPAKNEFFLKSAHNTLGKLNVEIFDATGKLVSSQKISGSDAVNTQALVNGVYVVKVSGLGVNYSSKLMIRK from the coding sequence ATGAAAAATAGAAATTTACCCTTTAAAATTGCCGCGGTATTTTTGATGTTTTCTTTCGGAAGTGCGGGTGCGCAGGACTTTAAGTCACTCATCCAGAATCACCTTTCTGCAAAGAGTACATTCGTGAAAGCCGATCTTAAAAATTTCGAGATCATCAATCAGGATTTTTCGAAATCTATGAAGTCTGATGTCGTAAAAATCCAACAGTCTTACCAAGGCATTCCCGTCTATAATGCAGTAGGCACGGCGTTGGTAAAAGACCAGAAAATCAGTTTTTTTAATGACAGTTTTGCAAAAAACTATGCCAATGCAAGCCAGCCCACTGAAGCCGGCAGCAGCAAATCTGTTTTTGCAAATGTCGCTCAGTCCCTGGGTTTAAAAAACAGTACAAGTTACCAGGTAATCGGTATTAAAGATGCTGATCTTGATACTCCATTCGTAAAAAGTCGTTTGATTTATTTTCAGACAGAAAATAATGATTTAAGATTGTGTCACGAATATATTTTCGAAGAAAAAGGGACCTCCAACTACTGGGATATTCTTGCAGATGCCCGAACGGGAGAAATTCTCAGCAAAGTTAACTTAACACTTTCCTGTACTTTCAATCATGATGCCTATAACCATGATTATGCAGCGCATACCCCTGAAGGATTTTCAAGCGATTTCGCTCAAAGCGCAAAAGCAGATGCCGCAATGGCGCCGTTAGATGCAAGCTACAGAGTATTCGCATTGCCTATTGAAAGCCCTAGCCACGGTGGCAGATCTCTGGTTTCAAATCCATGGTTAGCCGATGCTTCTCCGGAAGGATGGCATACAATTCCTGGCGGAACTTACGCAGGTACCTTCACTACTACAAGAGGGAATAACGTAATGGCGTATGATGATAAAAACAACACCAATTCTCCCGGGTCATATGCGGAAGGAGGAGCAGGTAGGGTTTTTGATTTTCCTTTCATTGTCAATAATACACCAGGAAACCTGAATGCTTCCACCACTAATTTATTTTATGTCAATAATAAGATTCACGATATTTTTTACCGTTTAGGATTTACAGAAACTGCTAGAAATTTCCAGGCATGGAACTATGGTAAAGGTGGAGCACAAAATGATTATGTTCAGGCAGAGTCACAGGATGGTGGCGGTACCGATAATGCAAATTTCGCAACACCTATCGATGGTTCCAGACCAAGAATGCAGATGTACCTTTGGAATCCTTCCGTTCTGGAGCGTGTTTTTTATAATTCCCCTCCCGAAGCAGTTGGGAGAGAAGTTCAAAATTATATTTCGACCACTTTCGGTCCTGCCCTTACTCCAACGGGAGTTACAGCTGATGTAAAATTGTCGCCGGTTCTTGATGCATGTACCGCACTTCCTGCAGGATCCTTAACCGGACTTATTGGATTGATTGAAAGAGGTTCTTGTGATTTCGTAGTTAAGGTGAAAAATGCACAGAACGCTGGAGCAGTAGCAGCAATTATTTACAGTTTGCCAACTTCTACTCCTACAGCGGGAATGGCAGGTGTCGATGCTACAATTACCATTCCTTCAGTATTGATTGAAAATTCAGAAGGAGTTTACATGAAAAATCTACTGGCCACAAAAACTGTAAATATAACCTTGAAATACGACCCAACAACACAAAAAATCAGAGACGGAAGTTTCGATAACGGAATCGTAATTCACGAATATGGCCACGGAATCTCTAACAGAAACACCGGAAACGGATATTCATGCCTGTCTTCATCAAGCTCGAAGGAGCAAATGGGAGAAGGTTGGTCCGATTTTTTCGCTTTGATGCTCACCAACAGACCTAACGATAATGCTTCCGTGCCAAGAGGTATTGGAACTTACGCCATCACCGAAGATGTAAATGGCCTGGGAATCAGACCTGCACAATATTCACCGGATTTTGGAATCAATAACTACGCATATGGCGATACCAACGGAATGGAATATACCAATACAAGCGGCCAGCTTGTACCGAATGTACACTCGATAGGTTTCATTTGGGCCTCAATGCTGTGGGATCTGCATTGGAAATACGTTGAGAAATATGGTTATTCAGCAGACGTTATGGCGAATACTGCGAATGGAAGTACAAAAGTTCTGCAGCTTGTAACCGACGGCTTGAAGCTTCAGGAATGTAGCCCAACTTTTGTGAGCGGCAGAGATGCTATTTTGGCTGCAGACTTAGCAACCACCGGTGGTGCCGATAAATGTATGATTTGGGATGTCTTCGCAAGAAGAGGTTTGGGTGTAAATGCATCTGCGGGAGCAAAAACAAATATCAACGATCAGGTAGAAAGCTTTGAGGTTCCTGCAGAATGCGTACTTGCGACCAGCGATGTAAATGGAGGTAAGGCATTAAGCATTTATCCAAATCCGGCGAAGAACGAATTCTTCCTGAAGTCTGCACACAACACTTTAGGTAAATTGAATGTTGAGATTTTCGATGCTACAGGAAAATTAGTTTCCAGCCAGAAGATTTCAGGTAGTGATGCTGTAAATACACAAGCTCTAGTAAACGGAGTTTACGTGGTGAAAGTGTCAGGTTTAGGAGTAAATTATTCATCTAAACTCATGATCAGAAAATAA
- the rplS gene encoding 50S ribosomal protein L19 yields MDLVKYVQDKYITKNEFPEFKAGDTITVYYEIKEGAKTRTQFFKGTVIQLRGTGLTKTFTIRKMSGDVGVERVFPINLPALQKIEVDRRGKVKRARIYYFRNLRGKKARIKDAAYKK; encoded by the coding sequence ATGGATTTAGTAAAGTACGTACAAGACAAGTACATCACAAAAAACGAATTCCCAGAATTCAAAGCCGGTGACACCATTACCGTGTATTACGAGATTAAAGAAGGCGCTAAAACAAGAACTCAGTTCTTCAAAGGAACTGTAATTCAGTTGAGAGGAACAGGCCTTACCAAAACATTTACCATTAGAAAAATGAGTGGTGATGTGGGTGTAGAAAGAGTTTTCCCAATTAATTTACCAGCACTTCAGAAAATTGAAGTAGACAGAAGAGGTAAAGTTAAAAGAGCGAGAATTTACTATTTCCGTAACCTTAGAGGTAAAAAAGCGAGAATTAAAGACGCTGCTTACAAAAAGTAA
- a CDS encoding CoA transferase subunit A: MIDKRVKNAKEAINGITDGMTLIVGGFGLSGIPENSISELVESNISGLTCISNNAGVDDFGLGLLLQKKQIKKMIASYVGENAEFERQMLSGELEVELTPQGTLAEKCRAAQHGIPAFYTPAGYGTEVAEGKETKEFNGKMHILEYAYEADFAIVKAWKGDHAGNLIFRGTARNFNAPMAGAGKITIAEVEELLEPGELDPNQIHIPGIMVQRIFQGEKFEKRIEQRTTRKREA; the protein is encoded by the coding sequence ATGATCGATAAAAGAGTAAAAAACGCCAAGGAAGCCATAAATGGTATTACCGATGGAATGACTTTGATTGTAGGTGGTTTCGGCTTGTCAGGAATTCCCGAAAATTCAATTTCGGAGCTGGTTGAAAGCAATATTTCCGGGCTTACCTGTATCTCAAATAATGCAGGAGTTGATGATTTTGGACTTGGTTTGCTCCTTCAAAAGAAGCAGATCAAAAAAATGATCGCATCCTACGTTGGCGAAAATGCCGAATTCGAAAGACAGATGCTTTCCGGTGAACTTGAGGTAGAATTGACGCCTCAGGGAACTTTAGCGGAAAAATGCCGCGCTGCACAGCACGGAATTCCTGCATTTTATACCCCTGCAGGCTACGGAACCGAGGTTGCTGAGGGCAAAGAAACTAAGGAATTCAACGGTAAAATGCATATTTTGGAATATGCTTATGAAGCAGATTTCGCCATTGTAAAAGCCTGGAAAGGTGATCACGCAGGAAATTTAATTTTCAGAGGAACAGCACGGAATTTCAATGCGCCGATGGCCGGAGCCGGAAAAATTACTATCGCTGAGGTAGAAGAATTGCTAGAACCGGGTGAATTGGATCCGAACCAGATTCACATTCCCGGAATTATGGTACAGCGGATTTTTCAGGGCGAAAAATTCGAGAAAAGAATAGAGCAGCGTACAACCCGAAAAAGAGAAGCATAA
- a CDS encoding CoA transferase subunit B, which translates to MLTKEQIAQRISKEVKDRYYVNLGIGIPTLVANYVPQDISVEFQSENGVLGMGPFPFEGEEDPDLINAGKQTITTLPGASFFDSAFSFGMIRSKKVDLTILGAMEVSENGDIANWKIPGKMVKGMGGAMDLVASAENIIVAMMHVNKAGESKILKKCTLPLTGVGCVKKVVTELAVMDVTPKGFRLLERAPGVSVEDIIKATEADLIIEGEIPEMQF; encoded by the coding sequence ATGTTGACAAAAGAACAGATCGCACAGCGAATTTCTAAGGAAGTTAAAGACCGTTATTATGTAAATCTCGGAATCGGTATCCCGACTTTAGTAGCAAACTACGTTCCTCAGGATATTTCCGTGGAATTTCAAAGTGAAAACGGCGTTCTCGGAATGGGTCCTTTTCCTTTTGAGGGCGAAGAGGATCCGGACTTGATTAATGCTGGAAAACAGACAATTACAACGCTGCCGGGTGCTTCATTTTTCGATTCTGCTTTTAGTTTTGGAATGATCCGAAGCAAAAAAGTGGATCTCACCATTCTCGGCGCAATGGAAGTTTCCGAGAACGGCGACATCGCAAACTGGAAAATTCCTGGAAAAATGGTGAAAGGAATGGGAGGAGCGATGGATTTGGTGGCTTCGGCGGAAAATATCATTGTTGCGATGATGCATGTAAACAAAGCCGGCGAAAGCAAAATTCTTAAAAAATGTACACTTCCGTTAACCGGTGTCGGTTGCGTGAAAAAGGTAGTCACAGAACTTGCGGTGATGGATGTTACGCCGAAAGGTTTCAGACTTCTGGAGCGTGCACCCGGAGTTTCCGTGGAAGATATTATTAAAGCTACTGAAGCAGATTTGATTATCGAAGGAGAGATTCCGGAAATGCAATTCTAA
- a CDS encoding N-acetyltransferase, whose product MSVPAILKEIEESAKERGTGIAKRTASYLEEKINEGKAVMAFSPEGEWAGFCYIETWSNKTYVANSGLIVSRKFRNEGLARMIKEVIFNYSREKYPNAKLFGLTTGLAVMKINSNLGYKPVTYSELTQDDVFWSGCKSCVNYEILMSKERKNCLCTAMLYNPNEITATEIKNNTKSENDQKLFSKFKKIKTMLWKK is encoded by the coding sequence ATGTCAGTTCCGGCAATTCTAAAGGAAATCGAAGAATCCGCAAAAGAGCGCGGAACCGGAATTGCAAAACGTACAGCTTCATATCTTGAAGAGAAAATAAATGAAGGTAAAGCCGTGATGGCCTTTTCACCGGAAGGCGAGTGGGCGGGTTTCTGTTATATCGAAACCTGGAGTAACAAAACCTATGTCGCAAATTCCGGGTTAATCGTTTCCCGAAAATTCAGGAACGAAGGATTGGCAAGAATGATTAAAGAAGTAATATTCAATTATTCCAGGGAAAAATATCCCAACGCAAAACTTTTTGGTTTAACGACCGGATTAGCTGTAATGAAAATCAACAGCAACCTCGGTTATAAACCCGTAACCTACTCGGAACTGACGCAGGATGATGTTTTCTGGAGCGGCTGCAAAAGCTGCGTGAACTATGAAATTCTGATGAGCAAAGAACGCAAAAACTGCCTTTGTACCGCAATGCTTTACAACCCGAACGAAATCACAGCAACAGAAATTAAGAATAATACCAAATCTGAAAATGACCAGAAGTTGTTTTCAAAATTCAAAAAAATAAAGACAATGTTATGGAAAAAGTAG